Proteins found in one Mus musculus strain NOD/ShiLtJ chromosome 17 genomic contig, GRCm38.p6 alternate locus group NOD/ShiLtJ MMCHR17_CHORI29_IDD16_1 genomic segment:
- the Tcp11 gene encoding T-complex protein 11 isoform 4 (isoform 4 is encoded by transcript variant 5) — protein sequence MTERVHDASKLDCQLEERSLSSSSLKGKVKDTMPSDFWEHLNEQLSAVPPDFSCALELLKEIKEILLSLLLPRQSRLKNEIEEALDMEFLQQQADRGDLNVSYLSKYILNMMVLLCAPIRDEAVQRLENISDPVRLLRGIFQVLGQMKMDMVNYTIQSLQPQLQEHSVQFERAQFQERLNKEPRLLNHTTKWLTQAATQLIAPSASSSDLQDCSSSAGPSPSDVAVPEPLSPAMVLSQGFLNLLTWDPENEEFPETLVADRPRLQELESQQSQLTILASVLLVASSFSDSGLFSSPQFVDKLKQITKSLVEDFNSRPEEVMQSVSEQVVEEVHQGLESMGLAALSSENTASLVGQLQNIAKKENCVRSVIDQRIHLFLKCCFVLGVQRSLLDLPGGLTLIEAELAELGQKFVSLTHHNQQVFAPYYTEILKTLISPAQTLATKGGSL from the exons ATGACGGAGAGAGTCCATGACGCTTCCAAGCTTGATTGTCAGTTGGAAGAAAGGAGTTTATCTTCAAGCAG CCTGAAAGGcaaggtcaaggacaccatgcCCAGCGACTTCTGGGAGCATCTGAATGAGCAGCTGTCAGCCGTGCCCCCCGACTTCAGCTGTGCTCTTGAGCTTCTGAAGGAGATCAAAGAG ATCCTGTTGTCCCTGCTGCTGCCACGGCAGAGCCGCCTGAAGAATGAGATCGAGGAAGCTCTGGACATGGAGTTCCTCCAGCAGCAAGCCGACCGCGGAGACCTGAATGTCTCCTACCTCTCCAAGTATATCCTCAACATGATGGTCTTGTTGTGTGCGCCAATCCGAGACGAGGCTGTGCAGAGACTTGAGAACATTTCAGATCCGGTCCGGCTGCTGAG GGGGATCTTCCAGGTCTTGGGACAGATGAAAATGGACATGGTGAACTACACCATCCAGAGCCTCCAGCCCCAGCTTCAGGAACACTCCGTCCAGTTTGAGCGGGCTCAGTTCCAGGAGCGCCTCAACAAAGAGCCCA GACTCCTCAACCACACCACGAAGTGGCTCACCCAGGCGGCCACACAGCTCATTGCCCCCTCTGCCAGTTCCTCTGACTTGCAGGACTGCTCCAGCTCGGCCGGCCCATCTCCCAGTGATGTCGCCGTCCCAGAGCCACTCAGCCCCGCGATGGTGCTGTCTCAAGGATTCCTGAACCTTCTCACCTGGGACCCTGAGAATGAAGAGTTTCCTGAA ACCCTAGTGGCAGACAGACCCCGGCTGCAGGAGCTGGAGTCGCAGCAGAGTCAGCTAACCATCCTTGCCTCTGTCTTGCTGGTGGCCAGTAGCTTCTCTGACAGTGGTCTGTTTAGCTCACCCCAGTTTGTAGACAAGCTGAAACAAATCACGAAGTCCCTGGTGGAGGATTTCAACTCCAG GCCCGAGGAAGTGATGCAGTCAGTGAGTGAGCAGGTGGTGGAGGAAGTCCACCAGGGTCTCGAGAGCATGGGGTTGGCCGCTCTGAGCAGCGAGAATACGGCGTCCCTGGTGGGCCAGCTCCAGAACATTGCCAAGAAGGAAAACTGCGTCCGCAGCGTCATTG ACCAGCGTATACACTTGTTCCTCAAGTGCTGCTTTGTCCTGGGTGTGCAGCGATCCCTCTTGGACCTTCCCGGGGGCCTCACTCTGATCGAAGCTGAGCTGGCGGAACTGGGCCAGAAGTTTGTCAGCCTGACCCATCACAACCAGCAGGTGTTTGCCCCGTATTACACCGAGATCTTAAAAAccctcatctccccagcccagaccCTGGCCACCAAAGGTGGGTCTCTCTGA
- the Tcp11 gene encoding T-complex protein 11 isoform 3 (isoform 3 is encoded by transcript variant 4) has product MAVASIGMTERVHDASKLDCQLEERSLSSSSLKGKVKDTMPSDFWEHLNEQLSAVPPDFSCALELLKEIKEILLSLLLPRQSRLKNEIEEALDMEFLQQQADRGDLNVSYLSKYILNMMVLLCAPIRDEAVQRLENISDPVRLLRGIFQVLGQMKMDMVNYTIQSLQPQLQEHSVQFERAQFQERLNKEPRLLNHTTKWLTQAATQLIAPSASSSDLQDCSSSAGPSPSDVAVPEPLSPAMVLSQGFLNLLTWDPENEEFPETLVADRPRLQELESQQSQLTILASVLLVASSFSDSGLFSSPQFVDKLKQITKSLVEDFNSRPEEVMQSVSEQVVEEVHQGLESMGLAALSSENTASLVGQLQNIAKKENCVRSVIDQRIHLFLKCCFVLGVQRSLLDLPGGLTLIEAELAELGQKFVSLTHHNQQVFAPYYTEILKTLISPAQTLATKGGSL; this is encoded by the exons ATGGCTGTTGCATCCATAG GTATGACGGAGAGAGTCCATGACGCTTCCAAGCTTGATTGTCAGTTGGAAGAAAGGAGTTTATCTTCAAGCAG CCTGAAAGGcaaggtcaaggacaccatgcCCAGCGACTTCTGGGAGCATCTGAATGAGCAGCTGTCAGCCGTGCCCCCCGACTTCAGCTGTGCTCTTGAGCTTCTGAAGGAGATCAAAGAG ATCCTGTTGTCCCTGCTGCTGCCACGGCAGAGCCGCCTGAAGAATGAGATCGAGGAAGCTCTGGACATGGAGTTCCTCCAGCAGCAAGCCGACCGCGGAGACCTGAATGTCTCCTACCTCTCCAAGTATATCCTCAACATGATGGTCTTGTTGTGTGCGCCAATCCGAGACGAGGCTGTGCAGAGACTTGAGAACATTTCAGATCCGGTCCGGCTGCTGAG GGGGATCTTCCAGGTCTTGGGACAGATGAAAATGGACATGGTGAACTACACCATCCAGAGCCTCCAGCCCCAGCTTCAGGAACACTCCGTCCAGTTTGAGCGGGCTCAGTTCCAGGAGCGCCTCAACAAAGAGCCCA GACTCCTCAACCACACCACGAAGTGGCTCACCCAGGCGGCCACACAGCTCATTGCCCCCTCTGCCAGTTCCTCTGACTTGCAGGACTGCTCCAGCTCGGCCGGCCCATCTCCCAGTGATGTCGCCGTCCCAGAGCCACTCAGCCCCGCGATGGTGCTGTCTCAAGGATTCCTGAACCTTCTCACCTGGGACCCTGAGAATGAAGAGTTTCCTGAA ACCCTAGTGGCAGACAGACCCCGGCTGCAGGAGCTGGAGTCGCAGCAGAGTCAGCTAACCATCCTTGCCTCTGTCTTGCTGGTGGCCAGTAGCTTCTCTGACAGTGGTCTGTTTAGCTCACCCCAGTTTGTAGACAAGCTGAAACAAATCACGAAGTCCCTGGTGGAGGATTTCAACTCCAG GCCCGAGGAAGTGATGCAGTCAGTGAGTGAGCAGGTGGTGGAGGAAGTCCACCAGGGTCTCGAGAGCATGGGGTTGGCCGCTCTGAGCAGCGAGAATACGGCGTCCCTGGTGGGCCAGCTCCAGAACATTGCCAAGAAGGAAAACTGCGTCCGCAGCGTCATTG ACCAGCGTATACACTTGTTCCTCAAGTGCTGCTTTGTCCTGGGTGTGCAGCGATCCCTCTTGGACCTTCCCGGGGGCCTCACTCTGATCGAAGCTGAGCTGGCGGAACTGGGCCAGAAGTTTGTCAGCCTGACCCATCACAACCAGCAGGTGTTTGCCCCGTATTACACCGAGATCTTAAAAAccctcatctccccagcccagaccCTGGCCACCAAAGGTGGGTCTCTCTGA
- the Tcp11 gene encoding T-complex protein 11 isoform 2 (isoform 2 is encoded by transcript variant 3) produces the protein MPDVKERAARKEPGAAESASRESRGGNTRESASSAQGHRSCMTERVHDASKLDCQLEERSLSSSSLKGKVKDTMPSDFWEHLNEQLSAVPPDFSCALELLKEIKEILLSLLLPRQSRLKNEIEEALDMEFLQQQADRGDLNVSYLSKYILNMMVLLCAPIRDEAVQRLENISDPVRLLRGIFQVLGQMKMDMVNYTIQSLQPQLQEHSVQFERAQFQERLNKEPRLLNHTTKWLTQAATQLIAPSASSSDLQDCSSSAGPSPSDVAVPEPLSPAMVLSQGFLNLLTWDPENEEFPETLVADRPRLQELESQQSQLTILASVLLVASSFSDSGLFSSPQFVDKLKQITKSLVEDFNSRPEEVMQSVSEQVVEEVHQGLESMGLAALSSENTASLVGQLQNIAKKENCVRSVIDQRIHLFLKCCFVLGVQRSLLDLPGGLTLIEAELAELGQKFVSLTHHNQQVFAPYYTEILKTLISPAQTLATKGGSL, from the exons aTGCCAGACGTGAAAGAGAGGGCGGCCCGGAAGGAGCCCGGCGCGGCAGAGAGCGCCTCCCGTGAATCCCGCGGGGGAAACACCCGGGAGAGCGCGAGCAGCGCCCAGGGGCACCGATCGT GTATGACGGAGAGAGTCCATGACGCTTCCAAGCTTGATTGTCAGTTGGAAGAAAGGAGTTTATCTTCAAGCAG CCTGAAAGGcaaggtcaaggacaccatgcCCAGCGACTTCTGGGAGCATCTGAATGAGCAGCTGTCAGCCGTGCCCCCCGACTTCAGCTGTGCTCTTGAGCTTCTGAAGGAGATCAAAGAG ATCCTGTTGTCCCTGCTGCTGCCACGGCAGAGCCGCCTGAAGAATGAGATCGAGGAAGCTCTGGACATGGAGTTCCTCCAGCAGCAAGCCGACCGCGGAGACCTGAATGTCTCCTACCTCTCCAAGTATATCCTCAACATGATGGTCTTGTTGTGTGCGCCAATCCGAGACGAGGCTGTGCAGAGACTTGAGAACATTTCAGATCCGGTCCGGCTGCTGAG GGGGATCTTCCAGGTCTTGGGACAGATGAAAATGGACATGGTGAACTACACCATCCAGAGCCTCCAGCCCCAGCTTCAGGAACACTCCGTCCAGTTTGAGCGGGCTCAGTTCCAGGAGCGCCTCAACAAAGAGCCCA GACTCCTCAACCACACCACGAAGTGGCTCACCCAGGCGGCCACACAGCTCATTGCCCCCTCTGCCAGTTCCTCTGACTTGCAGGACTGCTCCAGCTCGGCCGGCCCATCTCCCAGTGATGTCGCCGTCCCAGAGCCACTCAGCCCCGCGATGGTGCTGTCTCAAGGATTCCTGAACCTTCTCACCTGGGACCCTGAGAATGAAGAGTTTCCTGAA ACCCTAGTGGCAGACAGACCCCGGCTGCAGGAGCTGGAGTCGCAGCAGAGTCAGCTAACCATCCTTGCCTCTGTCTTGCTGGTGGCCAGTAGCTTCTCTGACAGTGGTCTGTTTAGCTCACCCCAGTTTGTAGACAAGCTGAAACAAATCACGAAGTCCCTGGTGGAGGATTTCAACTCCAG GCCCGAGGAAGTGATGCAGTCAGTGAGTGAGCAGGTGGTGGAGGAAGTCCACCAGGGTCTCGAGAGCATGGGGTTGGCCGCTCTGAGCAGCGAGAATACGGCGTCCCTGGTGGGCCAGCTCCAGAACATTGCCAAGAAGGAAAACTGCGTCCGCAGCGTCATTG ACCAGCGTATACACTTGTTCCTCAAGTGCTGCTTTGTCCTGGGTGTGCAGCGATCCCTCTTGGACCTTCCCGGGGGCCTCACTCTGATCGAAGCTGAGCTGGCGGAACTGGGCCAGAAGTTTGTCAGCCTGACCCATCACAACCAGCAGGTGTTTGCCCCGTATTACACCGAGATCTTAAAAAccctcatctccccagcccagaccCTGGCCACCAAAGGTGGGTCTCTCTGA
- the Tcp11 gene encoding T-complex protein 11 isoform 1 (isoform 1 is encoded by transcript variant 1) gives MPDVKERAARKEPGAAESASRESRGGNTRESASSAQGHRSCRFNRRPSTAALTPGSAQGRGVKTAPRGPVGHGGLRTGPTSRCPQPSARAKLPSVTRGAPLPPSPGKGHLGGTPSSHRLGMTERVHDASKLDCQLEERSLSSSSLKGKVKDTMPSDFWEHLNEQLSAVPPDFSCALELLKEIKEILLSLLLPRQSRLKNEIEEALDMEFLQQQADRGDLNVSYLSKYILNMMVLLCAPIRDEAVQRLENISDPVRLLRGIFQVLGQMKMDMVNYTIQSLQPQLQEHSVQFERAQFQERLNKEPRLLNHTTKWLTQAATQLIAPSASSSDLQDCSSSAGPSPSDVAVPEPLSPAMVLSQGFLNLLTWDPENEEFPETLVADRPRLQELESQQSQLTILASVLLVASSFSDSGLFSSPQFVDKLKQITKSLVEDFNSRPEEVMQSVSEQVVEEVHQGLESMGLAALSSENTASLVGQLQNIAKKENCVRSVIDQRIHLFLKCCFVLGVQRSLLDLPGGLTLIEAELAELGQKFVSLTHHNQQVFAPYYTEILKTLISPAQTLATKGGSL, from the exons aTGCCAGACGTGAAAGAGAGGGCGGCCCGGAAGGAGCCCGGCGCGGCAGAGAGCGCCTCCCGTGAATCCCGCGGGGGAAACACCCGGGAGAGCGCGAGCAGCGCCCAGGGGCACCGATCGTGTAGGTTCAACCGTCGCCCGAGCACGGCCGCCCTCACCCCAGGGTCCGCGCAGGGGCGCGGGGTAAAGACGGCGCCACGAGGTCCCGTGGGCCACGGAGGACTGCGGACTGGCCCGACCTCCCGGTGTCCCCAGCCCTCCGCCCGAGCGAAGCTCCCCTCGGTCACGCGTGGGGCACCGCTTCCGCCATCCCCGGGAAAGGGCCACCTCGGCGGGACCCCGAGCTCGCACAGGCTAG GTATGACGGAGAGAGTCCATGACGCTTCCAAGCTTGATTGTCAGTTGGAAGAAAGGAGTTTATCTTCAAGCAG CCTGAAAGGcaaggtcaaggacaccatgcCCAGCGACTTCTGGGAGCATCTGAATGAGCAGCTGTCAGCCGTGCCCCCCGACTTCAGCTGTGCTCTTGAGCTTCTGAAGGAGATCAAAGAG ATCCTGTTGTCCCTGCTGCTGCCACGGCAGAGCCGCCTGAAGAATGAGATCGAGGAAGCTCTGGACATGGAGTTCCTCCAGCAGCAAGCCGACCGCGGAGACCTGAATGTCTCCTACCTCTCCAAGTATATCCTCAACATGATGGTCTTGTTGTGTGCGCCAATCCGAGACGAGGCTGTGCAGAGACTTGAGAACATTTCAGATCCGGTCCGGCTGCTGAG GGGGATCTTCCAGGTCTTGGGACAGATGAAAATGGACATGGTGAACTACACCATCCAGAGCCTCCAGCCCCAGCTTCAGGAACACTCCGTCCAGTTTGAGCGGGCTCAGTTCCAGGAGCGCCTCAACAAAGAGCCCA GACTCCTCAACCACACCACGAAGTGGCTCACCCAGGCGGCCACACAGCTCATTGCCCCCTCTGCCAGTTCCTCTGACTTGCAGGACTGCTCCAGCTCGGCCGGCCCATCTCCCAGTGATGTCGCCGTCCCAGAGCCACTCAGCCCCGCGATGGTGCTGTCTCAAGGATTCCTGAACCTTCTCACCTGGGACCCTGAGAATGAAGAGTTTCCTGAA ACCCTAGTGGCAGACAGACCCCGGCTGCAGGAGCTGGAGTCGCAGCAGAGTCAGCTAACCATCCTTGCCTCTGTCTTGCTGGTGGCCAGTAGCTTCTCTGACAGTGGTCTGTTTAGCTCACCCCAGTTTGTAGACAAGCTGAAACAAATCACGAAGTCCCTGGTGGAGGATTTCAACTCCAG GCCCGAGGAAGTGATGCAGTCAGTGAGTGAGCAGGTGGTGGAGGAAGTCCACCAGGGTCTCGAGAGCATGGGGTTGGCCGCTCTGAGCAGCGAGAATACGGCGTCCCTGGTGGGCCAGCTCCAGAACATTGCCAAGAAGGAAAACTGCGTCCGCAGCGTCATTG ACCAGCGTATACACTTGTTCCTCAAGTGCTGCTTTGTCCTGGGTGTGCAGCGATCCCTCTTGGACCTTCCCGGGGGCCTCACTCTGATCGAAGCTGAGCTGGCGGAACTGGGCCAGAAGTTTGTCAGCCTGACCCATCACAACCAGCAGGTGTTTGCCCCGTATTACACCGAGATCTTAAAAAccctcatctccccagcccagaccCTGGCCACCAAAGGTGGGTCTCTCTGA